A genomic segment from Triticum dicoccoides isolate Atlit2015 ecotype Zavitan chromosome 1A, WEW_v2.0, whole genome shotgun sequence encodes:
- the LOC119271641 gene encoding protein RESPONSE TO LOW SULFUR 2-like translates to MARKAAAAAMDGKSSELARAVAEAEAREERLQRELEAALARVAVAEEAEERLCVQLGELEAEAMTQAMEYQQHVRALSERLALMDGLLRSSGLHGAVVQPGLH, encoded by the coding sequence ATGGCGAGGAAGGCAGCGGCAGCGGCCATGGACGGCAAGAGCTCCGAGCTCGCGAGGGccgtggcggaggcggaggcgcgggaggagcggctgcagcgggagctggaggcggcgcTGGCGCGGGTGGCCGTGGCGGAGGAGGCCGAGGAGCGGCTGTGCGTGCAGCTCGGCGAGCTGGAGGCGGAGGCCATGACGCAGGCCATGGAGTACCAGCAGCACGTCAGGGCGCTCTCCGAGAGGCTCGCCCTCATGGACGGCCTGCTCAGGTCCTCCGGCCTCCACGGCGCCGTCGTGCAGCCCGGCCTTCACTGA